From a single Candidatus Defluviilinea gracilis genomic region:
- a CDS encoding rod shape-determining protein encodes MAMFSKDLGIDLGTMFTRLADATQVLAQEPTIVAIEAIEQKMVAVGQEARDMYGRVPESIEVARPLKNGVIADYEITETLLSYLLSRASGSMRIFRPRVMISVPNGVTSVERRAVYEAVLEAGSREAFLIQQPLAAAIGVDLPIGSPSGNMVICLGGGCTEAAVLAMYGIVSAETLRSGGMDFDDAIVNYVRRKYGVVIGQVTAEQLKTRIGAAVPQDTENSMEVQGQDQVTGLPRPVTLTTGEIVEALQDPLKAVVETGRRVLEKTPPELVADIIDRGVALCGGGALLRGIDKLLTKSLGIPAYLVDTPMTCVVEGTVKAIPMYNILRRSLPQV; translated from the coding sequence ATGGCAATGTTTTCAAAAGACCTGGGCATCGACCTGGGAACGATGTTCACCCGCCTGGCGGATGCGACTCAGGTGCTGGCTCAGGAGCCGACCATCGTTGCGATCGAGGCGATCGAGCAAAAGATGGTGGCGGTGGGGCAGGAGGCGCGCGATATGTACGGCCGCGTGCCGGAGAGCATCGAAGTGGCGCGCCCGTTGAAGAACGGCGTGATCGCTGATTATGAAATTACCGAGACGCTTCTCTCGTACCTGCTTTCACGCGCCAGCGGAAGCATGCGCATCTTTCGCCCGCGCGTCATGATCTCCGTCCCCAACGGCGTCACCAGCGTGGAGCGGCGCGCAGTATACGAAGCAGTGCTGGAGGCGGGAAGCCGCGAGGCGTTCCTCATCCAACAGCCGCTTGCGGCGGCGATCGGGGTGGACCTTCCGATTGGTTCGCCTTCGGGCAATATGGTGATCTGTCTCGGCGGCGGTTGCACTGAGGCGGCTGTGTTGGCGATGTATGGCATTGTCTCTGCGGAGACTCTGCGCTCCGGCGGCATGGACTTCGATGACGCCATTGTTAATTATGTGCGCAGGAAATATGGCGTGGTGATCGGGCAGGTGACTGCCGAACAACTCAAAACAAGGATCGGCGCGGCGGTTCCACAAGATACCGAGAACAGCATGGAAGTGCAGGGACAGGATCAAGTGACCGGCTTGCCGCGCCCGGTCACATTGACGACCGGCGAGATCGTCGAAGCCTTACAAGACCCGCTCAAGGCGGTCGTCGAGACCGGTCGCCGCGTGTTGGAAAAAACTCCCCCCGAATTGGTCGCGGACATCATTGACCGAGGCGTGGCGTTATGTGGCGGCGGGGCGCTCTTGCGCGGCATTGATAAGTTGTTGACGAAATCCTTGGGCATCCCCGCGTATTTGGTGGATACGCCGATGACGTGCGTGGTAGAGGGCACGGTGAAGGCGATCCCAATGTATAACATTTTGCGGCGTAGTTTGCCGCAGGTTTGA